One Chryseobacterium indoltheticum DNA segment encodes these proteins:
- a CDS encoding T9SS type A sorting domain-containing protein, whose amino-acid sequence MSKLLCLKTTLILILMCSSNVFSQLVGSDTQIWEKSTPSLREAGNMREENLVNFHPGIKNRLFKKYIKHSKNKSHTLSLIHTSKENEKIWEREEGKSSLSNDTYKVKNSKKVFKIKRKPSIFTLNSNAEREKGKSDSLQISFEDRNLYELIFIPRKSKPLDINKIHSYLSIKYGISLEKGKYYGSDGKIIWDPEKHKEFKNRPTGLGRDDGNELYQKQSCNQEDQFLSIGKTDIKNLNVENTSVFDHNNFVIWSDDDKKMSLKKDGNFDVLERNWEINFIGSTISKKDYKVRIDKKTINPDNLPLVYWMILKSENGVANKIQGVTDDNYVTFSKVNFIDEHDSDLFNRFTFAVTPLRSDTKDDLQISEGSEITMDQISLDLEQIVLYPNPVKKGAQFNVKFPPMENLNISIYDGGGRLVKLEKIDHKARSYSNSLTTESSYLVTLTKDGKVIKTFKLIVN is encoded by the coding sequence ATGTCAAAACTTTTATGTCTAAAAACGACGTTGATACTCATCCTTATGTGTTCATCGAATGTTTTCTCACAACTTGTCGGATCTGATACTCAAATTTGGGAGAAATCGACACCATCGCTTCGTGAAGCTGGTAACATGCGCGAAGAAAATCTGGTCAACTTCCATCCTGGAATTAAAAACCGACTTTTCAAAAAGTATATTAAACATAGTAAAAACAAAAGCCATACATTAAGTCTTATCCATACCTCAAAAGAGAACGAAAAAATATGGGAAAGAGAAGAAGGAAAGAGTTCTTTAAGCAATGATACCTATAAAGTAAAAAACAGTAAAAAAGTTTTTAAAATCAAAAGAAAACCTAGTATTTTCACCTTAAACAGTAATGCAGAAAGGGAAAAAGGAAAAAGTGACAGTTTACAGATTTCTTTTGAAGACCGTAATCTTTATGAGCTCATATTTATACCTAGAAAATCAAAGCCATTGGATATTAATAAGATACATTCGTATTTATCTATCAAATATGGGATATCGCTGGAAAAGGGAAAATATTATGGCAGTGACGGAAAAATTATTTGGGATCCCGAAAAACATAAAGAGTTTAAAAACAGACCTACCGGTTTGGGAAGGGACGATGGAAATGAACTTTACCAAAAACAGTCTTGTAATCAGGAAGACCAATTTTTAAGCATCGGTAAAACTGATATTAAAAATCTTAATGTTGAAAATACCAGCGTATTCGATCATAATAATTTTGTTATATGGTCTGATGATGACAAAAAAATGTCTCTTAAAAAAGATGGAAATTTTGATGTTCTTGAAAGAAACTGGGAAATTAATTTCATTGGCTCAACCATTTCAAAAAAAGATTATAAAGTAAGAATTGATAAGAAAACAATCAATCCTGATAACTTACCCTTGGTATATTGGATGATTTTAAAAAGTGAAAATGGTGTAGCAAATAAGATACAAGGCGTAACAGATGATAATTATGTTACTTTTTCTAAAGTAAACTTTATTGATGAGCACGATTCTGATTTGTTTAACAGATTTACTTTTGCAGTAACACCACTACGCTCTGATACAAAAGATGATTTACAAATATCTGAAGGTTCCGAAATTACAATGGATCAGATTTCTCTTGATTTGGAGCAAATAGTTCTTTATCCTAATCCTGTAAAAAAAGGAGCCCAATTTAACGTAAAATTCCCACCTATGGAGAACTTAAATATATCAATTTATGATGGTGGAGGAAGACTTGTAAAGTTGGAAAAAATCGATCATAAAGCAAGATCTTATTCCAATTCACTCACAACTGAAAGTTCATATCTGGTCACTCTTACAAAAGACGGAAAAGTGATTAAAACGTTTAAATTAATTGTCAACTAA
- a CDS encoding DUF6896 domain-containing protein, with protein MLKKWLKFFKQNNIKIKLDVIKEAIIDYRSDGKELMRKLAEKYGLDIENEKDYEKLITKNNEEIPRNGELSKRWNYAFHGCECGFYNKKNKQQVEVVLSNQPEFGHIDSWFLLSYMETTEKYKKEIEGINWQQLEPLIEKLYKTGEIESIDE; from the coding sequence ATGTTAAAAAAATGGTTGAAATTCTTTAAACAAAATAATATCAAGATTAAACTTGATGTCATTAAAGAAGCCATAATTGATTATCGAAGTGACGGAAAAGAATTGATGCGAAAACTTGCAGAAAAATACGGACTTGATATTGAAAATGAAAAAGATTACGAAAAGTTAATCACAAAAAATAACGAAGAAATACCCAGAAATGGAGAACTTTCGAAACGCTGGAATTACGCTTTTCACGGTTGTGAATGTGGGTTTTACAATAAAAAGAATAAACAACAAGTAGAAGTTGTATTAAGCAATCAACCTGAATTTGGACACATTGATTCTTGGTTTCTTTTATCTTATATGGAAACAACTGAGAAATACAAAAAAGAAATAGAAGGGATTAATTGGCAACAACTTGAACCTTTAATTGAAAAATTATATAAAACTGGTGAAATTGAATCTATAGATGAATAA
- a CDS encoding helix-turn-helix domain-containing protein yields the protein MSDFLIGIGKRLKDIRKKNNLTINDLATRASVSNGLVSRIENGRTIPSLPVLLELIQSLDIDASYFFEGVEKKSNAKFIFVPKENQQVIEKEVEAEGFKYMHIFSKSLHSLGFEAVLLTLQPNSKRDKVITDAWEFKYILKGKVKYIIDNEEIELQEGDSLYFNGKLPHVPVSISNEDCMMLVLYFYSDKS from the coding sequence ATGAGTGACTTTCTAATAGGTATTGGAAAAAGACTAAAAGATATTCGAAAGAAAAACAATCTTACTATCAACGATCTTGCTACTAGAGCAAGTGTCAGCAATGGTTTGGTTTCCAGAATTGAGAATGGCAGAACAATTCCCTCATTGCCGGTTTTGCTTGAATTAATCCAGTCTCTTGACATTGATGCCAGTTATTTTTTTGAAGGTGTTGAAAAAAAATCCAATGCAAAATTTATTTTTGTACCTAAAGAAAATCAGCAGGTTATAGAAAAAGAAGTGGAAGCTGAAGGTTTTAAATATATGCATATTTTTAGTAAAAGCCTTCATTCATTAGGGTTTGAAGCAGTATTACTCACCTTGCAACCCAACTCCAAAAGAGATAAAGTAATTACGGATGCCTGGGAATTTAAGTACATTCTTAAAGGTAAAGTGAAATATATTATTGACAATGAGGAAATTGAACTGCAAGAAGGTGATTCACTTTATTTCAATGGAAAATTGCCACACGTTCCGGTCAGCATTTCCAATGAAGATTGTATGATGCTTGTGCTCTATTTTTACTCAGATAAAAGCTAA
- a CDS encoding TonB-dependent receptor: protein MGAIIKKSLFPLFACCTIFVSAQKQIVTGTVSDNNQPLPGATVKINGSSKIVITDVDGKFSVSDLKPGHYDLQFTYIGYEAQNITVDLISDQSLDLGIISMFQKQKNIDEVVVIGSLKNSEARALNMQKNAINISNVIASDGIGKLPDRNAAETVQRVQGVSIERDQGEGRFVSLRGLPPFWASTTINGNRLPTAEEETTSRATAFDFFPTELISYVHVNKSFTPDMEADGIGGGVNFITKTPPMKTEFRGTLGTGYNAKSDKGVYNLGLLYGGRTKDKKFGYLVNFSHFIRNWSTDNFEARRSGDEGVFRMELRDYNGVRKTTGANAALEYVLSPKSTLYLKGMYGTLSDDETHYKHRVRFDKFSAANNTARVELQNIHNLLITELTSVSLGGVHQLNKSKIDWDISHYNNLFKYGNIPDKQNNSYYVIKYTQSGVGINPDYISDKGNGPRAYWKADGGKLDLKDPDALFGFYSNPNFKMDASQMRFTDLEFYKVYVQEKDKIVAGFNHEINVSDQLTLKYGLKYRDKERNARFSDIFYNWSNGTAPLLSDFGQHITTQPGATKYLSEMNANIGNTFGSVLSTGGMDQFWFQNQGNLAINKTDSEALEYNKALGRNFDVFEKHADAYGMVTYKINDKITILGGLRLSNTHTKVKGYNVVDDVLTPVENVKNYLAVLPMLHLKYMINDKTNLRFAATRTFSRPNFGDLTPGGTYIEADNEFKGGNPNLNPTYSINLDLMGEYYFSNVGILSGGVFYKSITDPIFQDSFIGNYNGINGVQFSAPNNGKAAWLGGIELGINRRFDFLPGFLQYFGTQLNATFMTSEMEKPSGRMVKLPYQAKELYNIQLFFEKKGFNARLAYNHKGKFAVEYAEEDLYDSYYGKYSNLDFGTSYQINKNITVFADVNNILNKPLIYHFGKDEQRPEQVEYYGVRGNIGLKLNF, encoded by the coding sequence ATGGGAGCAATTATAAAAAAATCTTTATTTCCTCTTTTTGCCTGCTGTACGATATTCGTATCGGCACAAAAACAAATCGTCACGGGAACAGTTTCAGATAATAACCAGCCACTTCCCGGTGCGACCGTTAAGATCAATGGCAGTTCAAAAATTGTCATTACGGATGTAGACGGAAAATTCTCTGTCAGTGATCTTAAACCTGGCCATTACGATCTGCAATTTACATACATTGGCTATGAAGCTCAAAATATAACGGTTGATCTGATCTCAGATCAGTCACTGGATTTGGGAATTATTTCGATGTTTCAGAAACAGAAAAATATTGATGAAGTTGTAGTAATTGGTTCTTTGAAAAACAGTGAAGCCCGTGCACTGAATATGCAGAAAAATGCCATCAATATTTCAAATGTCATTGCTTCAGATGGTATAGGAAAGCTACCGGACAGAAATGCAGCAGAAACTGTACAGAGAGTTCAGGGTGTTTCCATCGAGCGTGATCAGGGAGAGGGAAGATTTGTTTCTCTAAGAGGACTTCCGCCATTTTGGGCTTCCACAACCATTAATGGAAACAGACTTCCGACCGCAGAAGAAGAAACCACTTCAAGAGCTACCGCATTCGATTTTTTCCCTACTGAATTGATTTCTTATGTACACGTGAATAAATCGTTCACTCCTGATATGGAAGCAGACGGAATTGGCGGCGGTGTTAATTTTATCACCAAAACTCCTCCGATGAAAACCGAGTTCAGAGGAACTCTAGGAACAGGTTACAATGCAAAATCTGATAAAGGAGTTTATAATCTTGGATTGCTTTACGGAGGAAGAACAAAAGATAAAAAATTCGGATATCTTGTAAATTTTTCGCACTTCATTAGAAACTGGTCAACAGATAATTTTGAAGCAAGAAGAAGTGGTGACGAAGGAGTCTTCAGAATGGAACTTCGTGATTACAATGGGGTAAGAAAAACTACCGGAGCCAATGCTGCTTTAGAATATGTATTATCTCCGAAAAGCACATTATACCTGAAAGGAATGTACGGAACTCTTTCTGATGACGAAACTCATTATAAACATAGAGTAAGGTTTGATAAATTCAGTGCTGCCAACAATACGGCAAGAGTTGAACTTCAGAATATTCATAATTTGCTGATCACTGAACTGACATCGGTTTCCTTGGGTGGAGTCCATCAGCTTAATAAAAGCAAAATCGACTGGGATATTTCCCACTATAACAACCTTTTCAAATATGGAAATATTCCGGATAAGCAGAATAATTCTTATTATGTGATCAAATACACTCAAAGCGGTGTAGGTATCAATCCGGATTATATTTCAGATAAAGGAAATGGCCCAAGAGCTTATTGGAAGGCAGATGGCGGAAAACTAGATTTAAAAGATCCAGATGCCTTATTTGGTTTTTACAGCAACCCTAATTTTAAGATGGATGCTTCTCAGATGAGGTTTACAGATTTGGAGTTTTATAAAGTGTACGTTCAGGAAAAAGATAAAATCGTAGCTGGTTTCAACCACGAAATAAATGTCTCAGATCAACTAACGTTAAAATACGGATTAAAATACCGTGATAAGGAACGTAACGCCCGCTTCTCTGATATTTTTTATAACTGGTCAAACGGAACCGCACCATTATTATCAGATTTCGGTCAGCATATCACAACTCAACCCGGTGCCACGAAGTATTTGAGCGAAATGAATGCAAATATCGGAAACACTTTTGGCTCGGTACTTTCAACAGGCGGGATGGATCAGTTCTGGTTTCAGAATCAGGGAAATTTAGCCATCAACAAAACAGATTCTGAAGCGCTTGAATATAATAAGGCATTAGGAAGAAATTTTGATGTTTTTGAAAAACATGCCGATGCGTATGGCATGGTAACGTATAAAATTAATGACAAAATAACGATTTTAGGAGGATTGAGATTATCGAATACCCATACCAAAGTAAAAGGTTACAATGTTGTTGACGATGTATTGACACCTGTAGAAAATGTCAAAAACTATCTTGCGGTTTTGCCAATGTTGCATTTAAAATACATGATCAACGACAAGACCAATCTACGATTTGCAGCGACACGTACTTTTTCAAGACCCAATTTCGGGGATCTTACTCCGGGTGGAACATACATTGAAGCAGATAATGAGTTTAAAGGCGGAAATCCAAACCTGAACCCCACCTACTCTATCAATCTGGATTTAATGGGAGAATATTATTTCTCTAATGTCGGGATTTTAAGCGGTGGCGTTTTCTATAAATCAATTACAGACCCAATTTTCCAGGATTCTTTCATTGGAAATTATAATGGAATTAATGGTGTACAGTTCAGTGCTCCCAACAACGGAAAAGCGGCGTGGCTAGGCGGAATCGAACTGGGAATAAACAGAAGATTTGACTTTTTGCCGGGATTTCTTCAATATTTCGGAACACAGCTGAATGCAACTTTCATGACTTCTGAAATGGAAAAACCCAGCGGAAGAATGGTGAAACTCCCCTACCAGGCGAAAGAACTGTATAATATCCAGTTGTTCTTCGAGAAAAAAGGATTTAATGCTAGATTGGCTTACAATCACAAAGGAAAATTTGCAGTAGAATACGCCGAAGAAGATCTTTACGATTCTTATTATGGGAAATACAGTAATCTTGACTTCGGAACTTCTTACCAAATCAATAAAAACATCACCGTTTTTGCAGATGTAAACAACATTCTGAACAAACCTTTGATTTATCATTTTGGAAAAGATGAGCAAAGACCTGAACAGGTGGAATATTACGGTGTAAGAGGAAACATTGGGTTAAAGCTTAATTTCTAA
- a CDS encoding DUF5690 family protein, with amino-acid sequence MMTSPSKNNTLSVTLKAAIAAFGVYFCMYAFRKPFAVASFSNLEFFGFDYKILIIIAQAIGYFISKFIGIKFISELKPQKRILFLLIFIGVAELALLGFAVVPAPYNILFMFINGIPLGMIWGIVFSYIEGRKTTEIIGLFLCSSFVVSSGVVKSAGKFLMDRFGISEFWMPFATGLVFIIPLIIFAVLLNKIPAPNEEDITLKKERKALSEEERMSLVKKFFLPLISITILYICLTVLRDFRDNFSREIWDEMSSSADSSVFTLTEVPISIMVLLILSFMVKVKNNRKAFAYYHYILFGGIILVALSTILFQSNIISTFLWMTISGFGMYLCYIPFNGIYFDRMIAAFKIKGNVGFFIYFVDAFGYLGSVSVLFLKNLGSQDRSWLHFYINLNYIIAATVLIFSVIAFLAFQKKSRSKSITKDEEKSQAIRFDAFKI; translated from the coding sequence ATGATGACTTCTCCATCAAAAAACAATACACTGAGTGTAACTCTGAAAGCGGCCATCGCTGCTTTCGGAGTCTACTTCTGCATGTATGCGTTCAGAAAACCTTTTGCAGTGGCTTCATTCAGTAATTTGGAATTTTTTGGTTTTGATTATAAAATTCTGATCATCATCGCACAGGCAATTGGTTATTTTATCTCAAAATTTATCGGAATTAAATTTATTTCAGAACTGAAACCTCAGAAAAGAATTCTTTTTCTTTTAATTTTTATCGGAGTTGCCGAGCTTGCTTTGTTGGGCTTTGCAGTCGTTCCTGCTCCTTACAATATTTTGTTCATGTTTATCAACGGAATACCTTTGGGAATGATATGGGGAATAGTTTTCTCCTATATTGAAGGAAGAAAAACTACAGAAATTATCGGGTTATTTCTTTGTTCAAGTTTTGTTGTTTCTTCAGGAGTAGTAAAATCTGCCGGAAAATTTTTGATGGACCGTTTCGGAATTTCGGAATTCTGGATGCCGTTTGCGACAGGTTTAGTTTTTATAATTCCACTGATTATTTTTGCCGTTTTATTGAATAAAATTCCAGCTCCGAATGAAGAAGATATCACTCTGAAAAAAGAAAGAAAAGCTTTGAGTGAGGAAGAAAGAATGTCTTTGGTGAAAAAGTTTTTCCTTCCTTTGATCAGCATCACGATACTTTATATTTGCCTGACTGTTTTAAGGGATTTTCGGGATAATTTCAGCCGTGAAATCTGGGATGAGATGAGCAGTTCTGCAGACAGTTCAGTTTTCACTTTGACCGAAGTTCCGATTTCGATTATGGTTTTACTGATTCTCAGTTTTATGGTTAAAGTCAAAAACAACAGAAAAGCCTTTGCATATTATCACTACATTCTTTTTGGTGGGATTATTTTGGTGGCGCTTTCCACCATTTTATTTCAAAGCAATATTATTTCTACTTTTTTATGGATGACGATTTCAGGTTTTGGAATGTACCTCTGTTATATTCCATTTAACGGAATTTATTTTGACCGAATGATTGCTGCTTTTAAGATTAAAGGAAATGTTGGGTTTTTCATCTATTTCGTAGACGCGTTTGGATATTTGGGAAGCGTTTCGGTACTGTTCCTGAAAAACTTAGGTTCTCAAGACCGATCATGGCTTCACTTTTATATCAATCTCAATTATATCATTGCAGCTACAGTTTTAATTTTTTCAGTTATTGCTTTTTTAGCATTTCAAAAAAAGTCAAGGTCAAAATCAATTACAAAGGATGAAGAAAAATCACAGGCAATCCGTTTTGATGCTTTTAAAATTTAA
- a CDS encoding TIGR03364 family FAD-dependent oxidoreductase: protein MNTQYDLIVVGGGILGTFHAYHALQKNLKVAILERNSVPQGATVRNFGQVVPSGMDIKWQNFGKESLIIYKHLQSKADLTVRQNGSVYIASNEEELQLIEELAQINKKNDYESVILSKSECIQKFDGLRSDYCKGGLFFPQEISVDSSEMIIKLHQYLKSQEGLDIFYNATVVETAENNSHCTVVTAEGKKLNTSKIIICGGHEFKTLYPEVFNESDLEVSKLQMLQTKPQGIYSLPGNILTGLSIRRYESFNECESFAKIKSREDKNSFEKKFGIHILFKQALDGSVIIGDSHEYADAKNADDLGYDLNMEIDEFMINEAKKIIDLPTYEIKRRWFGVYSQCKTKDIFEHNVSPNIHIVTGIGGKGMTGSGGYSKFNINTIFS, encoded by the coding sequence ATGAATACTCAATATGACTTAATCGTTGTAGGTGGTGGGATCTTAGGAACATTCCACGCTTACCACGCATTACAGAAAAACCTGAAGGTGGCAATTCTGGAAAGGAATTCAGTTCCACAAGGTGCTACCGTAAGAAATTTCGGACAAGTCGTGCCATCCGGAATGGATATTAAATGGCAGAATTTCGGAAAGGAAAGTTTAATCATTTATAAACATTTACAGTCTAAAGCCGATCTTACTGTAAGACAGAACGGTTCGGTGTATATCGCTTCTAATGAAGAAGAATTGCAACTGATTGAAGAACTGGCTCAAATCAACAAAAAAAATGATTACGAATCGGTAATTCTTTCAAAAAGCGAATGTATTCAAAAGTTCGACGGACTCAGATCTGATTACTGCAAAGGCGGATTGTTCTTTCCGCAGGAGATTTCAGTCGATTCCAGTGAGATGATTATAAAGCTTCATCAATATCTGAAAAGTCAGGAAGGTCTTGATATTTTCTACAATGCAACAGTTGTAGAAACAGCCGAAAACAATTCCCATTGTACCGTTGTAACCGCAGAAGGAAAGAAATTGAATACCTCAAAGATCATTATCTGTGGAGGACACGAGTTTAAAACTTTGTATCCCGAAGTTTTTAATGAAAGTGATCTCGAAGTCAGCAAACTGCAGATGCTTCAGACCAAACCACAGGGAATTTATTCGCTGCCGGGAAATATTCTTACCGGACTTTCCATCAGAAGATATGAATCATTTAATGAATGTGAATCTTTTGCTAAAATAAAAAGTAGGGAAGATAAAAATTCATTCGAAAAGAAATTCGGAATTCATATTTTATTCAAACAGGCTTTGGATGGTTCAGTTATCATTGGCGATTCACACGAGTATGCCGATGCAAAAAATGCTGATGATCTTGGTTATGATTTAAATATGGAGATCGACGAATTTATGATTAATGAAGCTAAAAAAATAATCGATTTGCCGACCTACGAAATAAAAAGAAGATGGTTCGGAGTTTATTCTCAGTGCAAAACAAAAGATATTTTCGAGCACAATGTTTCGCCCAACATTCATATTGTGACGGGAATCGGTGGAAAAGGAATGACCGGAAGCGGCGGTTATTCAAAATTTAATATCAATACAATTTTTTCTTAA
- a CDS encoding phosphonatase-like hydrolase → MNIQLLVLDMAGTTIDEDNVVYKTLTKAVNDYGYDVTLNKVLEICAGMEKAEAIKNLLENIGGNTDDTEAIFENFSDELAVAYNDLNVKPIDGVEEFLLKVKSKGKKVVLNTGYTQKIAQQLLSKLNWKIDVHYDALITADDVSESRPNPEMIILAMKKFGITDPKDVLKAGDSTIDIQEGKNAGCGMTIAVLSGAQSREQLKKALPDHILNNLSEAEHILF, encoded by the coding sequence ATGAACATACAATTATTAGTTCTGGATATGGCCGGAACAACGATCGATGAAGATAATGTGGTGTATAAAACGCTTACAAAAGCAGTTAATGACTATGGCTACGATGTTACTTTAAACAAAGTTTTGGAAATATGTGCCGGAATGGAAAAAGCAGAAGCGATTAAAAACTTACTTGAAAATATCGGTGGAAATACGGATGATACTGAGGCCATATTCGAAAACTTTTCAGATGAATTGGCTGTTGCTTATAATGATCTCAACGTAAAACCTATCGATGGGGTTGAAGAATTTTTGCTGAAAGTAAAATCTAAAGGGAAAAAAGTGGTTTTAAACACAGGATATACTCAGAAAATTGCACAACAATTACTTTCAAAACTCAACTGGAAGATTGATGTGCACTACGATGCCTTAATAACTGCAGATGACGTTTCTGAAAGCAGGCCAAATCCTGAAATGATTATTCTTGCAATGAAAAAATTCGGAATTACGGATCCGAAAGATGTCCTGAAAGCAGGAGATTCTACTATTGATATTCAGGAAGGAAAAAATGCGGGCTGCGGAATGACTATTGCAGTCCTGAGCGGTGCACAATCCAGAGAACAACTTAAAAAAGCATTGCCCGATCATATTTTAAATAACCTTTCGGAGGCTGAACATATTCTTTTTTAA
- a CDS encoding alkaline phosphatase family protein: MKTKLLSLLVITSALMSAQTKKVLFIGIDGCRPDVMMSSNTPNIKALLPTSIYSLDAITLAPTWSGNGWSTMLSGVFHNKHNVQDNNFTAPNFTAYPDFLSRIETYNSNLKTISLAHWAPINNTIIQNADVKTNFSTDLAVKNAAVNALQNDNPDVLFVDFDDVDHAGHSYGFSSAVPQYVNSIQTTDTYIGEILTAMKNRSTYNNENWLVVFTTDHGATDTAHGGANLSERDIFSIYSNPSFTSQQITKTQSQNTPTYNRLNFPAGTFAKPIVQTAFNFGTNQDFTIEFWVKPNANYSSDPVLIGNKNWNSGTNKGFVISGYSGQTFKMNIGDGSNRLDLIGGKLVTNQWKHIAVTFDRDGLATMYDDGVPVTVGKMNTIGDITSNLPLTINQDGTNTYGVNLAASYKDVRIWNAKLSNETIVQWANQDVTSSHPFYSNLLANYKMTEASGNTLTDSGPLGNNATITGSPTRDLQTSETFTIQNYLNTPRQTDHFPTVLNWLCIPVLTAWGIDGTNRIPTCDLGSLAVNEAVKSNSDIKIYPNPAKNEVTVKFKSTENKINLQIIDFSGKTFLNKDVQSSTGDYNEKLNISALPNATYFIVVKEGTKRTQKTLIKN, encoded by the coding sequence ATGAAAACAAAACTTCTTTCTCTATTGGTCATAACCAGCGCATTGATGAGTGCTCAGACCAAAAAAGTCCTTTTTATAGGGATTGACGGATGCAGGCCAGATGTGATGATGTCATCCAATACCCCTAACATCAAGGCATTATTGCCGACATCAATTTACTCTTTAGATGCCATTACCCTGGCTCCGACATGGAGTGGAAACGGCTGGAGTACGATGCTTTCAGGAGTATTCCATAATAAACATAATGTACAGGACAACAATTTTACGGCTCCCAATTTTACAGCTTATCCCGATTTTCTTTCAAGGATTGAAACCTACAATTCAAATTTAAAAACCATCTCCCTGGCACACTGGGCGCCCATCAACAATACTATTATTCAGAATGCAGATGTAAAAACCAACTTCTCAACTGATCTTGCAGTTAAAAATGCAGCGGTTAATGCCCTGCAAAATGATAATCCTGATGTGCTTTTTGTAGATTTTGATGATGTGGATCATGCAGGCCATTCGTACGGCTTTTCTTCGGCTGTACCTCAATATGTCAATTCCATTCAAACCACGGATACATACATAGGTGAAATCCTGACGGCAATGAAAAACAGAAGTACGTACAACAACGAAAACTGGTTGGTAGTATTTACCACCGATCATGGGGCTACAGATACTGCCCACGGTGGAGCCAACCTTTCGGAGAGAGATATTTTTTCCATTTACTCCAATCCATCATTTACGTCTCAGCAAATCACCAAAACTCAAAGTCAGAATACTCCAACCTATAACCGTCTGAATTTTCCTGCAGGAACGTTTGCAAAACCTATAGTTCAAACGGCCTTTAATTTCGGAACCAATCAGGACTTTACGATAGAATTTTGGGTGAAGCCAAATGCCAATTACAGCAGTGATCCAGTATTGATTGGTAATAAAAATTGGAACAGTGGAACTAACAAAGGCTTTGTCATTTCAGGATATTCGGGGCAGACCTTTAAAATGAATATTGGTGACGGAAGTAACAGATTGGATTTAATTGGTGGAAAACTTGTGACGAATCAGTGGAAACATATCGCTGTAACATTCGACAGAGATGGTCTGGCAACAATGTATGACGACGGAGTCCCCGTAACTGTTGGGAAAATGAATACCATAGGTGACATCACTTCAAATTTACCGCTGACCATTAATCAGGATGGAACCAATACATATGGTGTTAATCTCGCTGCCTCATACAAGGACGTAAGAATTTGGAATGCTAAACTATCGAATGAAACAATTGTTCAGTGGGCAAATCAGGATGTTACAAGTTCGCATCCTTTTTACTCTAATCTTTTAGCCAATTATAAAATGACTGAGGCATCAGGAAATACCTTAACAGATTCGGGACCATTGGGCAATAATGCAACGATTACCGGTTCTCCGACAAGAGATCTTCAGACCTCAGAAACATTTACCATTCAGAATTATCTGAACACACCTAGGCAAACCGACCACTTTCCTACAGTACTCAACTGGCTTTGTATCCCGGTACTGACTGCCTGGGGAATTGACGGAACCAACAGAATCCCGACGTGTGATCTTGGAAGCTTAGCCGTAAATGAAGCAGTAAAAAGCAATTCAGATATTAAAATTTATCCTAATCCTGCTAAGAACGAGGTAACGGTGAAATTTAAATCAACTGAAAATAAAATCAATCTGCAGATTATTGATTTTTCAGGTAAGACTTTTTTAAATAAAGATGTACAGTCATCCACAGGTGATTACAATGAAAAACTAAACATTTCAGCTCTTCCCAATGCGACCTATTTTATTGTCGTGAAAGAAGGTACTAAAAGGACACAGAAAACATTGATCAAAAACTAA
- a CDS encoding VOC family protein — MNLVSIRIITVNVEALIKFYEHITKLTIKRFTPDFAELQTKTATLAIASINTLQFFGGESVAQAAKNRTAIIEFMVEDVEKEYNRLAPFLEPYIVQRPTIMPWGNNSFLFRDPDGNLVNLFTPTTLKAIKKFEPTN; from the coding sequence ATGAATTTAGTATCTATCAGAATAATTACTGTCAATGTGGAGGCTTTAATAAAATTTTATGAACACATCACAAAATTGACTATTAAACGCTTTACTCCTGACTTTGCAGAATTACAGACGAAAACAGCTACTTTGGCTATTGCAAGTATTAATACACTTCAGTTTTTCGGTGGTGAAAGTGTAGCTCAGGCAGCTAAAAACCGGACAGCAATTATTGAATTTATGGTTGAGGATGTAGAAAAAGAATATAATAGACTAGCACCTTTTTTAGAACCATATATTGTACAAAGGCCGACGATAATGCCGTGGGGAAATAATTCTTTCTTATTTAGAGATCCTGACGGAAATCTGGTCAATTTATTTACTCCAACTACATTGAAAGCAATTAAGAAATTTGAGCCTACAAATTAA
- a CDS encoding PDDEXK nuclease domain-containing protein, which translates to MDLVFYNYYLKCFVLVDLKTHKFTHSA; encoded by the coding sequence ATAGATCTTGTATTTTATAACTATTACCTGAAATGTTTTGTGCTAGTGGATCTTAAGACCCATAAGTTCACACACTCAGCATAA